A stretch of Pygocentrus nattereri isolate fPygNat1 chromosome 8, fPygNat1.pri, whole genome shotgun sequence DNA encodes these proteins:
- the LOC108443742 gene encoding monocyte chemotactic protein 1B-like gives MRTLSALLMVLLLCSVQQVYSGNQGANTPAECCYGFVRVEIPLKRIASYRWTSSNCPQKAIIFRTVIGKQWCANPEASWVKEHMKKLQS, from the exons ATGAGGactctgtctgctctgctgatggtgctgctgctctgctctgtccAGCAGGTCTACAGTG GTAATCAAGGCGCCAACACCCCAGCAGAGTGCTGTTATGGGTTTGTGAGAGTAGAGATCCCCCTAAAGCGCATCGCATCCTACAGATGGACCAGCAGCAACTGCCCTCAAAAAGCTATTAT CTTCCGCACGGTCATTGGAAAGCAGTGGTGTGCGAATCCTGAAGCCTCCTGGGTTAAAGAACACATGAAGAAGCTACAATCCTGA